The following proteins come from a genomic window of Camelina sativa cultivar DH55 unplaced genomic scaffold, Cs unpScaffold00566, whole genome shotgun sequence:
- the LOC104773531 gene encoding ras-related protein RABD2a, whose protein sequence is MNPEYDYLFKLLLIGDSGVGKSCLLLRFSDDSYVESYISTIGVDFKIRTVEQDGKTIKLQIWDTAGQERFRTITSSYYRGAHGIIIVYDVTDLESFNNVKQWLSEIDRYASDNVNKLLVGNKCDLAENRAVPYETAKAFADEIGVPFMETSAKDATNVELAFMAMSSSIKERMASQPAGNNARPPTVQIRGQPVDQKNGCCST, encoded by the exons ATGAATCCCGAGTA CGACTATCTTTTCAAGCTCCTCCTTATCGGGGATTCTGGCGTTGGCAAGTCTTGTCTACTCTTGAGATTTtct GATGATTCTTACGTAGAAAGCTACATTAGCACTATTGGAGTCGATTTT AAAATTCGGACCGTGGAGCAAGATGGGAAGACTATTAAGCTCCAAATC TGGGACACTGCTGGTCAAGAGCGGTTCAGGACCATTACTAGCAGTTACTACCGTGGAGCACATGGAATCATT ATTGTCTACGACGTCACAGATCTAGAAAGCTTCAATAACGTGAAGCAGTGGTTGAGTGAAATTGATCGTTATGCTAGTGACAATGTGAACAAACTCCTGGTTGGGAACAAGTGTGATCTTGCTGAAAACAGAGCCGTTCCATATGAAACAGCCAAG GCATTTGCCGATGAAATTGGAGTTCCTTTCATGGAGACTAGTGCAAAAGATGCTACAAATGTGGAACTGGCTTTCATGGCAATGTCGTCATCCATCAAAGAGAG AATGGCAAGCCAACCAGCGGGGAACAACGCAAGACCGCCGACAGTGCAGATCAGAGGACAGCCTGTGGACCAGAAGAACGGCTGCTGCTCAACTTGA
- the LOC104773532 gene encoding protein mago nashi homolog encodes MAAEGEKEFYLRYYVGHKGKFGHEFLEFEFREDGKLRYANNSNYKNDTIIRKEVFLTPAVLKECKRIVSESEILKEDDNNWPEPDRVGKQELEIVMGNEHICFATSKIGSLVDVQSSNDPEGLRIFYYLVQDLKCLVFSLISLHFKIKPI; translated from the exons ATGGCCGCGGAAGGTGAGAAAGAATTCTACCTGAGGTACTATGTTGGGCACAAAGGGAAATTTGGACACGAGTTCCTGGAGTTCGAGTTTAGAGAAGACGGCAAGCTCCGTTACGCCAATAACTCTAACTACAAGAACGATACGATTATCCGGAAGGAGGTCTTTCTCACCCCCGCCGTTCTCAAGGAATGCAAGCGTATCGTCTCCGAGAGCGAG ATACTGAAAGAAGATGATAACAATTGGCCGGAACCTGACCGTGTTGGGAAGCAAGAGCTTGAGATCGTCATGGGCAATGAGCATATCTGCTTTGCTACATCTAAGATTGGATCTCTTGTTGATGTCCAGAGCAGTAATGATCCTGAAGGACTTCGCATCTTCTACTATCTTGTTCAg GACTTGAAGTGTCTTGTTTTTTCGCTCATCTCGCTGCATTTCAAGATCAAGCCTATTTAG